A stretch of DNA from Bacillus sp. SM2101:
GGATAATCGCAATCTGGAACTGCAAGATCATGCATTTCAGTGTCCATCTCTCCCGGATCAACCATATTTACTCGTACTCCTGTTTCAGCAACCTCATCTGCCCACGTTTCTGTTAATCCTTCTAATGCAAATTTTGAAATACCATAAGCACCCCATCCAGCATAACCAACATGACCAGCTTCAGAAGTAACATTAATAATTGACCCTTTATTTCGTTGAAGCATACTACTAATGGCGCGTCGAGTTACAAGAAACGGACCAACTGTATTAACTTTTAAAACTTGCTGAAAATCCTCTTCAGGATAATCAAGTAAATATGGCATCGGACTTGGACCTAGCATTGAAGCGTTATTAATTAGCACATCAATATGACCAAAAGTATCTTCCGTGATTGCCACAAACCTTTCCACATCTCTAGGCTCAGATGCATCAGCCTTCATTGCTAACACCATTACACCATATGAAAGTAACTCTTGCTCCACTTCCTGTAAGGCTATCTTACCCCTTGCACAAATGGCTAAATTTGCACCTTCCTTTGCAAAAGCTATCGCTAATGCCTTACCTAACCCTTTAGACGCTCCAGTTATCATCACAACTTTATTCTTCATCTGTCCCTCTCTCCTTTGTCTAGTGTTACTTTAATCATAAAAAAAAGCGACGTCGTTAACGTCGGAGAAAGGTATATATTTTTCATCAATAATTAGATTTAGAAGCACTACTCCAAAAGGTTGAAAAAAGAGTTAAACTACCTCAGGTGTTTCGTACAATTATAAAGGTTACAAGCCCACTTACCTTCTATATTATTTAATATGGTAACTGACGTATTATGTAAATATACTTTCTGAAATTTATCAGGAAGTAAGTGCTTCAAAGTGAGACCGATTAAAGCGCCATGGCTTATTAATAGCACTCTTTTATGTTGATACTTATGTACTATTTCTTCTATAAACTCGGCACCTCTCTTTGCAACATCGTCAAATGTTTCCATGCCAAGGTCCATCTCAAACCATTTGCTACCCCATCTTTCTACTCTTTCCTCTTCAGTCGTACCTTCAATTTCGCCACAGTTAATTTCACGTATTCTTTCATCGACAAAAGCAATAGGTAATTTTAATTTCTCACCAATAATTTGTCCCGTTTCTATTGCTCTTTGTAGGTCACTTGTAATAAGTACGTCCCAATTCTCTTCCTTAAATAAGCGATTCGCGACAGCTAAAGCTTGTTTCCTGCCTTCTTCATTTAAAGGGATATCTGATACACCTTGAGCTTTGTTTAAATCATTCCATTCAGTAACTCCATGCCTTATAAGCCCTATTGTTATCATGTAAAAACCCTCTCTTATCTACTATTCTATTAATCTATATAAGTTACCATAGTTCTTTTTCTACTTGTTACCATAGTTCTTTTTCTACTTGTTAACATAGGTCAGCTACATCACGCTTTATCCTATTACGTATTGTTGCTGTTTACTCATATATTGTTATACTTCGTCCTAGAAATATTAAAGAGTATACATCTAATATACATGGTAACTATGCTATGTTATGGCGTTCGGATAGCACACTATCTACTATCTATTATTAGTTACAAAACAATAAAGTTTACAAAAAGAGCATGTTCTGAAGACAGAATGCTAGGAATGTTAATTAGTACGAGGGTACACGAACCAGAATTAGCAAGCTGGAATGACACATTAAACAAACGTTTGTTTAAAAAAAGGCTCTTTTTTCGGAAACTTTATTGCTATCGTTCGAAAACTTGGAGATAAAGATGTCGCTTTATACAACAGGCACTGTTTTACAGAAGAAAAGTTGCCACGTAATCTAGTTGTATACGTGTTTATTTTTTAGTACGAAAACAACTATCTATGCGAGAGCAGCCTTAAATAAATACTAGAGCCTAACTTTAAAATTAGACTCACATGTCATAGACCTTAGATACCAATAAAAACAACTCTACGATTTATATTCACTATTTGTAACAAATTGCTCCTCTTTGTTCTCTTTGCTTTCAGAACATTTATCATCGAAATAAACAGTTCATTGAAGGAATGGCATGATAAGAAACCCTTACTTAGGCTTATCTACTCCCAACGCCATTTTTAAATATTCAATAAACATAATAGACTGTTCCTTCTTCTTAATATCTTCCTTAGGTAAAATCGAATGGAGTGCTAAGCCATCATTAAAAGCGACAATCGATCTTGCGATAATTTCACTATTATACTTATTACTAAATTCTCCACTATTTTGTCCCGCTTTAATGACAGAGTCATATATTTCAAAAACATTATAATACCGATCTCTGCCATATTTTCTTCGGCGCTCATCATTTCTACCTGTGATAAAAAACTCTAAATTACTTGGAACAAACTCATCCACTTCATCACTAGGCTCTTTTGCTTTACCATGCATGCTCAGTAATAGTAACTCCCAGTATGAATCTACGCTACCTTCCAACAGTTCTTTGTTTTTTGAAACTCCTTTTGCTAAGGCTTCCTTTAAAATTGTTTCATATAAATCTTCTTTATTTGAGAAATATTGATACAATCCACCCCTACTTACTTCAGCTTCCTCCATCACGTGCTTCATCGTAGCTCTTTCGTACCCATGTTTTATAAACACTTGTACTGCTGCCTTTATAATTTTAGCTCGTCGCTTCTGTAGATGCTCCTGGCTTACTTTCGGACACATTATCCTTTCCCCTCTCTATGCTGTTTTTTGCGAAAAACCCTATGAATGATACGATAATCAAGAGTGAGGCAGTAATCATAAACGTTGGAATAACTCCTATTGACGTTGCAAGCCATCCACCTAGTAGCGGTCCAATAATCGTTGCTGTTGTTGTAACACTATTAATGACCCCAAATACCCTTCCTGTCATGTGACCAGGTGTTTCAACCTGTGCAGTTGCATAAAATGGTACAAAAACAACACCAGCTGCAAACCCTGCAAAAAATCCAAGTACAATACCCCATATAATCGAATAGTCTAAATCAACATAAGTTAATACGGACATCATACCAAAACTAAGACCGATTCCACAAACGCCTATTAGCATTAACGGAAAAGCATTA
This window harbors:
- a CDS encoding SDR family oxidoreductase; translation: MKNKVVMITGASKGLGKALAIAFAKEGANLAICARGKIALQEVEQELLSYGVMVLAMKADASEPRDVERFVAITEDTFGHIDVLINNASMLGPSPMPYLLDYPEEDFQQVLKVNTVGPFLVTRRAISSMLQRNKGSIINVTSEAGHVGYAGWGAYGISKFALEGLTETWADEVAETGVRVNMVDPGEMDTEMHDLAVPDCDYPLANPKDLTDVFLYLASDKASKVNGQRLNAQTYLEDKEDL
- a CDS encoding histidine phosphatase family protein, with the translated sequence MITIGLIRHGVTEWNDLNKAQGVSDIPLNEEGRKQALAVANRLFKEENWDVLITSDLQRAIETGQIIGEKLKLPIAFVDERIREINCGEIEGTTEEERVERWGSKWFEMDLGMETFDDVAKRGAEFIEEIVHKYQHKRVLLISHGALIGLTLKHLLPDKFQKVYLHNTSVTILNNIEGKWACNLYNCTKHLR
- a CDS encoding TetR family transcriptional regulator, which gives rise to MCPKVSQEHLQKRRAKIIKAAVQVFIKHGYERATMKHVMEEAEVSRGGLYQYFSNKEDLYETILKEALAKGVSKNKELLEGSVDSYWELLLLSMHGKAKEPSDEVDEFVPSNLEFFITGRNDERRRKYGRDRYYNVFEIYDSVIKAGQNSGEFSNKYNSEIIARSIVAFNDGLALHSILPKEDIKKKEQSIMFIEYLKMALGVDKPK